The following DNA comes from Oncorhynchus mykiss isolate Arlee chromosome 16, USDA_OmykA_1.1, whole genome shotgun sequence.
CCATCTTATAATTTTACATGACAAATCCACAAATAGTTTTGTAGAGAACGCACAGTTATGTGCGTATGACAGAACGACGAAGGGGGACTTATTTTAGTGGTACACATATCCTGTTTCCTAGCAACAAGAGCAGGAAGAATGTGTAATGGAATGGAATGAAGGAGGAAAAAAAGACAATTGAGGAAGACTTGTCCATTATCAATAACATTTTAGCTTTGTGGTGAGGAAAAACATTGTCCTGGATTTAAATGCCATAGGTTACATCAGAAACTACAGAATATATTTGACAGGACGCACGAATCAAATGGATGGTAAAACAGAGTATCGCTTTTTGCTGCAAtgtttgtttagctagctaagcaTGATGATGCTACTTGCTAACGTTACCTAGCAGTTATTGTATCCAGCATTGGATTGCTCGCAAAACAACAGCTTTTCCATAGTGGTGCGTGTTTTGACCTAACGCATGAAATGTAGCTACTGGAATTCAACCATTTGACATTTTAAGTTGTTTTGACCAAGGTATTGTTTTTCCACATTATTGACATAGCTATGCGGCTGGCTGTCGCGCTAGTTAGGTTATTGCtgtgtgtgctagctagctagccactttcAACTTATATCGGACAAAATATTTTTGGGATAGTTTGAGGCCGAGCTAGCAAGCAAGTAACAAACTAGTTAAATTGCTAAATTTAGTCAAATCGGATATGTATACATTTAAATTGCATGTAAATAAGTAAGACAATTGGTAATTCAGTTCACGGTAACGTTAACGACATTTTATGTCGCTAGGCCAAACAGGAAAAGTATTGCTGCTGTACACTGTATGTAGCTGCATCTGGAGAGTTTGTCATGTTGCGTTACTGAACCGATTAACACGATATTTGAGCGGAGTTAAATATATTAGGCCTTGTTTATTAGCCACATTCCAATCTGTGATAAACTACCCTATGGTTCTTCAAAATCCGTAATAATTTGAAGCGGTTTTTTTCAAACCACAACTGTCCAGTTTACAGTAATCTGGTCTACTTCATCTCTAATGtatcattgcctgcttgaattgtGTACTTCCAGATGAGACACAACCCTGGTTTCAATATTAAGTCTCACACCAAGCCTTTAACATTttatcatttagcagatgctcttgtccagagcgacttacaggagcaattagagttaagttccttgctcaaagggcacatcgacagatgtttcacctaaTCGGCACGAGGTTTCGTaccgctcttaaccgctaggctacccacTGACCCCTTTAACATGTTGATTAATAATGGCATCCGTAAACTACATTTTGAATAAAAGTTTGTGCCAATTGCATTAGTAGGCCGTGATTATCCCAttgataaataaataatacattgacTGCATATTATGCCAAATGATCAgttctgttttacattttttccCACAGCCCTCATGGTGTACCTGCAGCCTTTCTACCCCATAAATTAAATTCATATTCAATGGAGTGGTACTAAATGATCCAATCACATTATTGTGTTGCCTTCCTATTTGGACCGTACAATAGATAAGCTCTTGTTATACGGAGGAGCTGGGAATCTGATGTATTTTCCCCACAATTGTCTTGCTCAAATATGTGCAGTACTATCCTGTAATGGCTATGCAGGAGCCTGGCAGGACCAAAGGCTTCCCTTGCAAACACTGTGGCACAGTGTGTTCCAACATGCCAAGCCTTCTGGAACACATGGATAGTCACTCCCAGCAAGAGGAAGATCGCAAGTTCAAGTGCGATGAATGTGGGCGGGGTTACAGGCATGCAGGTAGCCTCGCTAACCATAAGAAAACACATGAGTTGGGTTCTTTTCAATGTCCAGTATGTGCTAGGAAGCTCTCAAACCCTCTGGCCCTGAAGAGCCATCTGCGCATCCACACATCTCAGAAGAAGTACTCCTGCATGGATTGCGGGAAGGCCTTTAGGTTAGCTACTCAGTTGGCCACCCATCAAAAGGTCCATCTATCCAGGCAGTCGAAGAGGAGAGCCGGTAGGAGGGCAGCTGCAGAATATTCTCCAATTGAGAATAGAGATGAAATTGAGGATAATGAAGACCTTCATGAGCAGTTGGTCTTTGTGGCTGACCAGCAAGACACAAGGATGGATATTATATCTGATAATGGCCTTCGTCGGGAGGGGGCAGAGATTATCCCCATCTCAGCAAATTACAGTGAAAACCTAGGCTCTGATGAGGCAGGGGATCGACCTTTCAAATGTGATCAGTGTGAAAAGTCATATAGACACCATGGAAGCCTGATAAATCATAAAAAGTCTCACCAAGTAGGGATGTTTGAGTGCCCTATCTGTTTCAAACAGTTCAATAATCTTGCTGCCCTCCATAGTCACCAGAGAACCCATAAGTCCAGAAGTGGGCCAGATACCCGTTCCACGGAAGTCACTTACACAGGCACAGCACAAGAGCAGTTTTCCCCCTCAAACAGGGAGGCTGCTGTACATTTCTGCCACCTGTGTCAAGTGATGTTTCCTAATGATGATGAGTTCCAGGAACACATCCAAATGCATAATTCTTCCTCTATGTCATTTGGGCACATTCAAAGTTCATCTGAGGGTTATCATGGCACTTATGACCATAGTGTCACTCATTCTCCTGACTCAAACTTTCATTCCCCCCCTCTAAACAATACTCCATCGATGGATAATCAGGGGGAGCAGATCAACAATGTTCAAATATACTCTGACCACTCCAGTAACGAATCCATCTTGAACACTCAGCAAGAGCCCTCAATCTTGGATTCTGAGATTTCTGCTGATGATCTAGGGAAGGCAGAACAGTCCTCAGTTACAGAAAATGTTGAGCGCCGCTTCAAGTGCCAGGTCTGTGGCAAAAGCTACCGGCACGCAGGGAGCCTCATCAACCACAAGCGGTCTCATCAGACGGGCATTTATCAGTGTTCCATCTGCCGCAAGACTTACCCACACATGGCTGCCCTCCGCAGCCACATCCGCATCCACAGGGCCCATCCGTCCTCCTTCAACCTCAGCTCTGAAGGAGACTGGCTGTCTACCGAGCCCCTGACACTGGAAAACCAGCAGGCCTGCTTTTCCTCTCAGGATGGTGATGCTAGCAGTATGATGGCGCTCGCTCAGGAGAACAAGGGTGAACACGACAATGGAGGATCATTCCACGAGCAGTATGACTCCACCTTTCCCCAGGAAAGAACGGTGCACCTACCTCACGACGAACACCTGATGGAGAGGCACATGTGCGCCGACTGTGGCGAAACATTTGCAGACATCGCAGGGATCAAGTCTCACATATGCCCCCAGCTACAACAGCAGCAGGAGGCCATGTCAAATGATTGCGACAGTAACCTAACCTTCCAGGACACAAATGGCCAATGCTCCATGGGAAATCCAGGGGATCATATAAAATTCCAGGGACTGAATGGCGGCCCTGGGCATAGGTACTTTGGTGAACACAACTTCCAGGAAGTCATGAATGGGGAGCAGTTAAATGGTGGTGATGGCGAGgaggatgatgaagatgatgacggAGAGCTCTATCAGTGCTCAGTGTGTGGGAACCGCTACACAAGCATGAGGGCTCTGAGGAGTCATCTTCGTGGCCACACTCAATCCCATGACACTCCTACAAGCTCCGGCCCCTCCTCCATGTCCTCCCTTGAGGCTGAAAAAGAGGAGGACcctggagagagacagcagatgGATGGGGGTCTGATGATCTGCAGTACTTGCGGAGAGAGTTTTGCCAAGAAGCAGGACATGCTTGCCCATCAGCTCTCGCACCATAAAGCACAGGCAGATGACGCTAAACACGTACATATGGACAATAGTAATGAAGCTAGGCACAAAGAGGAAGTTGACAGCATCATCTGTGGAAATTGTGGTACATTTTGCACCAGTTACCATCATCTTGAGACACATCAATGTACAGCAAATGGGCAAAGTGAATCTAGTAATGAGAGAACTGAAATGGGCAACTCTGTCAACCGTAAAGAATTAGGACCCATGAAAGAGGATTTAGACGATGGTGATCGCCAGTACAAGTGTGATCAGTGTGGAAGAGCATACAGACATGCTGGCTCCCTTCTCAACCATAAAAAGTCCCACAAAACGGGAGTATTCCGCTGCATGGTTTGCCAGAAGCGCTTCTACAATCTACTGGCCCTTAAGAACCATCAAAGGACCCACTTTGATGTTAAGAGGTAATTGCTCAACGTAATTGCTAACACAGAAAAAAGTTGTCTTCGACTGATAAGTGTCCATGTAATTTGACATATCATGTATATAACCAGAGAAGCTACATTGTACACATGTGGTAGACCCAATTAATTTGTACTACTACATACCAAGGTTTAGGTTATTACACTGTTATAGTTGAATTTGCCTAAATGCCAACAAATGGTGATTGGACCCTGCCCTAACAGCAAGCATTTTCTTTTACAAGTGCTTACGTACTTGTAGAAGAATCCAAGGATATATTGCCTATAAAATTGCTATTGCCATAGATGTATTTTGTGTCTTGTCATAACTTCATTCATGCTCAAATGTTCTGTGCTTTGTAAACAGGATTATCCTCACTCTTTGTCCCCTCGTCTAGGCATACTTGCAATGAATGTGGGAAGGCATTCAAGATACAGAAGCAGCTATTGAACCACCTAAGAATTCACAAGGAGAACAAGGCCAAAATACAGGAGCTCAACAATCAGATTCAAGCCCTCATGCAGATGAATGGGAGCGGGTCAGAGGGAGGAATGCACTCGTTAAATGCACCTGCCAATCAAGCCGCCACCACCACCCGCAGAAAGCGTAGGCCAACCGTCAACCTAAAGAAACCCAGTGTGGGGGAAGGGGCTCTTACAGCGTCTCAGACTGAGGTCAAATCAGAGGGGGCAGGCGACCCTCGCCCCTACTCCTGTGACCAATGTGGGCGAACGTATCGGCACGCAGGAAGTCTGGTCAACCACAAGAACTCTCACAAGACGGGTgaatactactgttctgtttgtAACAACACCTACTCCAACCAACTGGCTATGAAGAACCACCTGCGCATCCACTTCTCAGTTAAAAAACACAGTTGCCAACACTGTGGTAAGGCCTTTCGGGGAAAGAAGCAGTTGTCTAACCATATTTGTGCACACCTCCGAAAGGATATGCCTGGAGGGGTCAGGGGAAGTGGTCGCAGGCGCGCTAGAAACATTAAATGTAAGCAGTGCAGACTGATATTTGTATCTGCAGACCAGCTCACAGCCCATACCTGTGGGTCACTGGCAAACTCATCAGAGGGCAGTGATGGACAAACGAGCATGTCCTTGAAAAAAGAGGAGCGACCATTCACCTGCAACATCTGCAATCGCAGCTACCGCCACGCAGGCAGTCTCCTGAATCATAAAAACACCCATAAGTCCGGCCACTTCAGCTGCACGTTCTGCTCTAAGCCCTTCTCTAACCCCATGGCGTTACGCAACCACACACGAATTCACACACAGAAGAAGAAGCATGTCTGCCTGACCTGCGGGAAGGCGTTTCGGCTGGCCAGTATTCTCCATAACCACCAGAAAGTCCACACCAGGGTGGCCAGCCACTTCAGCTGCCCAGAATGTGGCAAGAGCTTCCAGGGCAAGTCTGGGCTGAAGAGGCACCGCTGCCAGAGCAGGGGTCAGGATGATTCGGCTAAAGCTGGTGACAGCTATCACAGAGATGGTGGTGGAGACAAGTGCTTCATGTGAGTTACTGTCTCATAATCAACTCGTTATGTAAGTCCTACTTCTTCATGGTTGTTATTAGAATGATCACCCTTTTTTTTGTCTTCTCCCTTCTGTTTTCATGGTTTTAATGGCtatttttttgtttagttttaTGGTAAATCTGTAATTATTTCCTCTGTTTATATTCGATTAGTAAAAGCAAGGTTTTCTTTGCCAATTAATGCCCAAGGTAAATTATTTTAATGAACAGGGATTTTAATGTCTCTCTACTGCAGGTGTGACCTGTGTGGACGCTCATACCGCCACTCTGGCTCCCTGCTCAACCATAAAAAGACGCACTCCGAAAACCTCCACCACTGTACCTTGTGCCTCCAGACTTTCCCCGACCCCATCGCCCTCCATGTCCACTCCCAGATGAAGCGCCACTGCTGCCCAGACTGTGGCAAGACCTTCTGTCTCGTCTCCCACCTGCAGAGTCACATGGAGGTGCACTCCAAGGAACGCACCCTGGTCTGCAGTCCCTGCCATCAGAGCTTCCCCAACCCGGCCAGCTACCAGCAACACCAGGACCTGCACCACCGGGCCCAGGGGCATTACCAACAACACAGCATGCAATTGAAGGACAACCTAGGCTGGGGCTCGGAACTGGACCAACCCGTGGGGATCCAGGGCTTGCCCAAGCTGGTACCAGCGTTTGCCCACATGCACGGGGGCATGCCCGACCCTCAGGACCAGCAGGAGAGCAACGAGGCTCACTGCACAGGGGTGAAGAGCCACGTGTGCGAGCACTGCGGCCGCACCTACCGCCACGCCGGCTCCCTCCTCAACCACAAGAACAGCCACAAAACGGGCTCCTTCTTCTGCTCCGTGTGCCAGAAGGAGTTCACTAACCTGATGGCCCTGAAGAACCACAGGCGCATCCACACAGAGCCCAAGCGCTACCAGTGCCTGGAGTGCGGCAAGGCCTTCCGCGTGTCCACCCAGCTCATCTGCCACCGGAGGATGCACACCAAAGAGAAGCCTTTCTCCTGCCTGCTGTGCGACAAGAGCTTCTCCAGCAAGTCAAATCTGCGCCACCACCAAAAGATGCACCAGAGCGGTGCCCAGGTTTATGAGTCCTCCTTCAGCATGGATGCTAACAGTTTCATGGACTTGGACATGGGTTCTTTTCTCTGAGTCGAGTCGGGATTCAAAAGGTGAGGGTTTTCTTCAACCCCTCAGACCATTGTAGAGTGGAATACTTCTTATATTAGTCTCCCCTGGGCCCCTATCAGTAATTGTAAAGTGACGGGTGTTCCTCAAAGCCCCAGTAGAGACAGCGTTTAGTCTTGATGCTGAGCTCTTCAAAGCTGCCTCACAAacgtttcattttttttgttttggtcATACACTTTTGGACTCGTGGAAGGAATTCCGATCTTACCTCTAGTAGGGATTGTGACACTAAAAAGTCCCAGATTGGATTGAATGTTTGCACAAAGCCATTGAATCGTTTAGCGCTACAGGAGTGAGGACTATAGGACATGATTTATTTCCTCTTGCTATCTATTACTGTGTTTTGTGCCTCCGTAGGTTAATTTCTCTGCTGTGCTCATCAAAAGTGTGGGCTGTATATTTGCCCTTGAATCCTGTTCAGTGTTGCCATAGGTTAGAGAGATGTGGTCAATTGACCTTTTGTGATGTGGTTTCAATAAGGACAACCCTGTCGCTTTAAAGGAGATGACCTCTAGTCCTACCCAGAGGATGATATCAAAGGTATTTACTGAAATCATGAAATCAAATATGGTTTTAATAATGATAATATTTGGGTTCATGTATGAGGCATTGTATGCTAAATGGACGTATTTAATAATTTATTCCTGTtcttttgatttatttttctgTGTATACTTTGATAGATCACAGTTTTCAATGAATGTTAACATGTAAAGAGAACCTTgactcttaaaaaaaaaaaaaaaaaaactatgtagCGACTATGGAAATTCCTCAATCTATAATTCCATTATTCTCAATTGGTGCAACTCCAATACAGGTAGGAATGCATAAACCCAGGATAATGGTCCTGCTAGCACTCAGGTTTTTCATCTTTAAAAGGAAAATATCTGACGTGCAAAGCATTGTAGATCATCGGTGTCTGGTTTGGGCATGACTTGTTTCTTT
Coding sequences within:
- the znf646 gene encoding zinc finger protein 729; this encodes MAMQEPGRTKGFPCKHCGTVCSNMPSLLEHMDSHSQQEEDRKFKCDECGRGYRHAGSLANHKKTHELGSFQCPVCARKLSNPLALKSHLRIHTSQKKYSCMDCGKAFRLATQLATHQKVHLSRQSKRRAGRRAAAEYSPIENRDEIEDNEDLHEQLVFVADQQDTRMDIISDNGLRREGAEIIPISANYSENLGSDEAGDRPFKCDQCEKSYRHHGSLINHKKSHQVGMFECPICFKQFNNLAALHSHQRTHKSRSGPDTRSTEVTYTGTAQEQFSPSNREAAVHFCHLCQVMFPNDDEFQEHIQMHNSSSMSFGHIQSSSEGYHGTYDHSVTHSPDSNFHSPPLNNTPSMDNQGEQINNVQIYSDHSSNESILNTQQEPSILDSEISADDLGKAEQSSVTENVERRFKCQVCGKSYRHAGSLINHKRSHQTGIYQCSICRKTYPHMAALRSHIRIHRAHPSSFNLSSEGDWLSTEPLTLENQQACFSSQDGDASSMMALAQENKGEHDNGGSFHEQYDSTFPQERTVHLPHDEHLMERHMCADCGETFADIAGIKSHICPQLQQQQEAMSNDCDSNLTFQDTNGQCSMGNPGDHIKFQGLNGGPGHRYFGEHNFQEVMNGEQLNGGDGEEDDEDDDGELYQCSVCGNRYTSMRALRSHLRGHTQSHDTPTSSGPSSMSSLEAEKEEDPGERQQMDGGLMICSTCGESFAKKQDMLAHQLSHHKAQADDAKHVHMDNSNEARHKEEVDSIICGNCGTFCTSYHHLETHQCTANGQSESSNERTEMGNSVNRKELGPMKEDLDDGDRQYKCDQCGRAYRHAGSLLNHKKSHKTGVFRCMVCQKRFYNLLALKNHQRTHFDVKRHTCNECGKAFKIQKQLLNHLRIHKENKAKIQELNNQIQALMQMNGSGSEGGMHSLNAPANQAATTTRRKRRPTVNLKKPSVGEGALTASQTEVKSEGAGDPRPYSCDQCGRTYRHAGSLVNHKNSHKTGEYYCSVCNNTYSNQLAMKNHLRIHFSVKKHSCQHCGKAFRGKKQLSNHICAHLRKDMPGGVRGSGRRRARNIKCKQCRLIFVSADQLTAHTCGSLANSSEGSDGQTSMSLKKEERPFTCNICNRSYRHAGSLLNHKNTHKSGHFSCTFCSKPFSNPMALRNHTRIHTQKKKHVCLTCGKAFRLASILHNHQKVHTRVASHFSCPECGKSFQGKSGLKRHRCQSRGQDDSAKAGDSYHRDGGGDKCFMCDLCGRSYRHSGSLLNHKKTHSENLHHCTLCLQTFPDPIALHVHSQMKRHCCPDCGKTFCLVSHLQSHMEVHSKERTLVCSPCHQSFPNPASYQQHQDLHHRAQGHYQQHSMQLKDNLGWGSELDQPVGIQGLPKLVPAFAHMHGGMPDPQDQQESNEAHCTGVKSHVCEHCGRTYRHAGSLLNHKNSHKTGSFFCSVCQKEFTNLMALKNHRRIHTEPKRYQCLECGKAFRVSTQLICHRRMHTKEKPFSCLLCDKSFSSKSNLRHHQKMHQSGAQVYESSFSMDANSFMDLDMGSFL